A window of Cydia amplana chromosome 16, ilCydAmpl1.1, whole genome shotgun sequence genomic DNA:
attatgttacactgaggctattcatgtggacggcccgtattagctcttgcgtccacaacgtttcgcgcgcagacaaattcggacttgttaatgtgtcgttcgataaacgtcaggacgtacaattcaaatttaagatatattgataaaaataatcacgtataattataatactcacaatatataggtgaggctatttaagtggttggcactgtatTCTACCGGGATCCTTCGATACGTACGTATCTACGTTTTAAATTAGAAGGTTACACAATCCATTGCTTTGGTTGATTCATCATACCTACGCTCAATATAATACgctgataattatttaaaattcggTTTCACTACCGCCGTCGAAGGCTCATGTTAAAGGAAATAGCAAATTTCCTTCGCTCGTCGAAAAACAATGCCTCAATCAGAACTTAGTGGCCGTCGGAACGTATCCGTGAATAGTTtgaacatttaaaaatcgaattccaattttttttttaattttgaaaatggaacgcAATAAGGATAGTACCGATGCTCCGTGCGAACGTGGCGTGGATGTGGACATAGACGAGATGGTAACAAAGGAACAGGATGCGTCTACTGGAGTTCTCAGTGCACAAGTAATTTAAGTTTTCTTTTTGTGACAATAAGTAGAATATTAGTAAGCCAtacgaaaataaataatggcgtGCGTTAGACAAATTTTTGGGATTATGTAGTACATAAGCggacttttttaaatataacactTTTCTAGCCAAAAACCTCTATCaatttattattacaaaacGATGTAGCCTTAAAATCTCGCTATCTTCGCGCTTGTGTTTAGATAAAAAGAAAGTGATATCTCGTAAGTTGAGAGCAATGAAACGTGTAGTTACCTGTTATACTTCCAGTTCCTACGCCCAAAAAAGGCTAAATAACATTGTAACCCTTGTTGATAAAGAAAATACTTTACCCAGGTAAAAGGCCTCGACGCCAACCGCTATGCCACCAAGAAGACCGTGGCACAAGGCATGCTAGACATCGCACTGCTCACTTCCAACGCATCGCAGCTGAAATACGTGCTCCAAGTTGGCCCTAAGCACGAGTTCTACACGTTGCTGGTCGTTCTCATCTCCGTTTCTATAGTGC
This region includes:
- the LOC134655413 gene encoding ninjurin-2 isoform X1, which gives rise to MERNKDSTDAPCERGVDVDIDEMVTKEQDASTGVLSAQVKGLDANRYATKKTVAQGMLDIALLTSNASQLKYVLQVGPKHEFYTLLVVLISVSIVLQLLVGLLFVVIGGLDLNDDDDQPSAVILNDVIVIFIFVISVVNIVISAFGLEYSNSPLILQRLHYINNEYLRKGNGTVS
- the LOC134655413 gene encoding ninjurin-2 isoform X3, producing the protein MERNKDSTDAPCERGVDVDIDEMVTKEQDASTGVLSAQVKGLDANRYATKKTVAQGMLDIALLTSNASQLKYVLQVGPKHEFYTLLVVLISVSIVLQVVSAIVAVVLSLIFNINRENHLRKANALNDTSLLFKIMGITVNVIISVFFSMEMDSVLKYNASNMTCAEC
- the LOC134655413 gene encoding ninjurin-2 isoform X2, which gives rise to MERNKDSTDAPCERGVDVDIDEMVTKEQDASTGVLSAQVKGLDANRYATKKTVAQGMLDIALLTSNASQLKYVLQVGPKHEFYTLLVVLISVSIVLQASAGVLAIIISFMDNEGSHREKKIADWLYHGSVGLMTCAVFCDVIKMTFGLDPALSTQDFYGNRTTSIVDKFLNMKA